GTCTTGCTCCCCAGGATAAGGGGCCCGCGTTCGAACAGTGGTGTATGTTGCAGTCAATCTACATAAATGAGACCCTCAAAAAAGGGTGGCTAATTTCCTCATTCCTGGATTATGGCCATTACGAGGTAGATCTGGTTATTGATACGGGAAGAAAAGTATTCGGGATCGAGATAAAGTCGGGGAGCTCCTATCGCGCGGATTGGTCCAAGGGAATTTCCGCACTTTCGAAATATCTGGGAAAGGGCAAACTAGAAAAACGCATCTGGTTTCAAGGCTCTAGACCGCAGAGGCTAGAAGATGGAACTATTCTTCTGAATTACCTAGAAGGCTTGGAAGAACTACTTGCCGAATAGCAGCACTAATCAAATAAATTCTGCTCTATTTAACCCCTTCATAAGCTTAGCAGCGCCATAATCTAAGACCTTTACTCCTCCCCTCTTTGCTCTGCTTTAACGCTCACCCGCAAGAGCTCTCTAACGCTTTTAGCTTTCACCGATTCCTTGCCAAGAAAGGAATGGACATAAGTAGTGGTTAGGGCCGACACTTGTTCACTCTCGGTTTCTACCGCCAAAACAAAGGAAACAAAGGGCCAGCGCAAATTCGCTTCGCTAGAACTTGCCGCAAGCCCCCAAGAGCCCATGATTACCCGTTTTAGAGCACCACCGATGCTATAGACTAATTTATATATGGGAAGCATCGATTCTTGGTCGATCGCTAGAACAGTTCTTCCGCTTGCATAAAATGGATCACGGGGATTAACCTCAAGTAACCACACTTTGCGCGGAACAAATATCGCTTCCGTAGGGATCCAAGCGGAGCTATGGAGAAAGCGAAGCGTTTGATTATTCCAAAGCATATTGGCATATAAGCCGTCTACCCTTTGATACAGCCCATGCACCGCATAGAGATCTTCCAATGTTGGTTTCTTGCTTTCATCTAAAGCAGACTCTTGACTTAAGGGTTCAGCTAACGACTTAATATTTTCAATAACTGCCAAATTGGCATGAGGAAAAGGAACTAAGAGAATTCGCTCATCTAATACCTTAGCATCCACGTTTTGGATTTTGCCCGACCAGGTAAAAAAATCGTCAAAAGTAATGGGCATGCCAATTAGAGCATCGCTCCTATTAGAGCCAAACACTCTTCGAGCGCGATCTATTACAGGCGAATATATCCACACACTATCACCTCGAAATCCTCTGTATCTCCACGAAACGTGCTGAAAACCAGACACGGCTGCGGGCGATAGGAATTTAAACGCCTCCTGTCTAAAAATGTCGTCCGTGCCAGAAAACTGTGGCCCCCGCTCGAGAGATGAGGCCTGCTTAACTTGCTTCCTAGTCACAGGCTTAACCTCCTTAGCGTCGCTCGCTTGCGGCATTTCAAAATGCTCCGGCTCGGACTCAACGTACACTCTCCCAAAAGAACGCCGATAAAACATCCCCTCCGCCTTGCGAAGCATTTCTCGGCTACTTAGCAACATTAAGTCAAAGCCATACAGCATATCCTGAGATGCCGTCTCCGCGTAGGAACTGTTCCAAAGAATCTGATAAGCTTTTATTACTGGATCCTGCTCGCGATTAATATCGACCGCGGAACCAAAAGGGAACCCGCTTTCAGCTGTCTCCTTGAGGTTGCAAAGTAAACTGCCATCCCTATCTACGGAAAAATGTCCTAGCCCTAGTTCAGTTTGCTTTTGCCAACTTTCGGAAAGTTTCCACTCATAGTTTAGCTGGCGTCCAGCTCTCAATACGAACTTACCACTAGCTAACCACTTATCTAATGGCTCTAGCAAAAAATCACTAAACGCCTTAACGTTTTCGTTAGTAATGAAAAACCTTTCCGAAGAGGAAGGCAGAGGAAGAGACTCCAATAAATATCGCTGTTTGTCCGATAAATCATCGCTTCGATTGTCCTCCTCCGCGAGTAGGTCTCGGGGCAGCGACAAAAAGAGAACTAGTAGGAGGACTAAAGTTTTTACATCAGCTCTTTTCAAAATCACCCTACGACCTCTTGAAACAGGCTAACGCCACGCAAACCGCCATTCGACAGTCCATACGAAAGCGATCGCACATGAACCAACAATAACTCTCCTCGCGACATATCAATACCTACTACAAATTGTTTTAGAACTAGATTTCCCAACAGACTAGTATTGGACTTAGCAGCGACATCAGAGTTTTGGTCTGGCAAATCGACCACTACGACAAATTGATCTTCTAATTTCGCAGAGCCAATGCTAAGCGTATCCGCAATCATAGCAGTTCCATCAAGCGAACCATTTGTAGCAGTGACAGTAGTCGCAACCGACAATTCTGCATCCGCCAGCAATTCTTGCCCAACCTCTGGATCCGACAAAATCACACCACCCGCATTGCCAGTATCCAATCTGACGTCGCGTAAAATTTGCGAATTAATTGCAATTTCTGGAAGTTCTAAATTATTAGCGCTTAATAGCTGAAAATTACTTCCCATCGTAGACAGTCGGGAAATGCTGGGATCTCCAAGCGAAATCACCTCATTTACAAAATCTATGCTAACTAAAGCGTGCTCCAAAAGAGGCTTGCCAATCGCACCGTCAAAGCCAGCTAAATCGACAACCGCAGCGTCAATGTCGTAACCCTCAATGCTGCCAAATTGAAAATGCTCAATACGTCTTACTTCTGTCTCACTAATGCCCGCTATTGTAACGATATTAACCGTTCCACTGTCATCTAACCCTGCCTCAACTGCAAATTCAGGCGACACCAAAAAACTATCTGCTCCCGTATCGAGAATAAAATTGCCTGGAACCCCATTAACTGTAACTGATACCTCGACAAACTTGTCCATCTTCGCGGCAACCTCTGCATACGGCGAGGTTACGACAAAATCGCCAGTATTTATTCCGCCCGAAGATTCGCCGGAAGAATTGCAGCCACCAAAACCTAAGAGAGAAGTAAATAAAACAAAATAAAAAAGCCGCTGCTTCATGAACTGATGCGCAAGAATAGCAAAACAATAATAAAGTTCACACTAACAATTATCAGCAAAAGGATGCTTCTCAATCTCTCGCATGCGCTGCATGTGTTCCTGGAAAAACTGCTTAACACCTTTTTCCTGAAGCACGCGAGAACGCTCCATCAATACTTCTTTCGTCTCAACAAAAGCCCTGGGATATGGCGAGTAAACCTCCGGATGTATGCCAGTATCCATGCGAATGGCATCGACTGGACAGGCATCTACGCAGAATCCGCAATAGACGCAAAGCAAAGTATCAATTTCATACCTGTTTGGATATTTCTCTATATGAGGATCGGGGTGCTCGGCTGGTTCTATGTAAATACATCTAGCAGGACAGGCAGTGGCACACAGAAAGCACGCCGTGCATTTAACCGAACCATCTTGCTTAAGCGTAAGCCTATGTCTTCCCCTGTAACTTGCTGGATAAGCTCTAACCGCGTCGGGATACTCAACTGTCACCCAAGGAGATTTGTTCTTGCCTAAACCAACAACTCGGGCCAGATAAACGCCAAAATTGCGAAGCAAATTGCCAAAAGTTATGCAAATCCCTTTAAAGATCTCCCAAACATATATTTTTTCCAGAAAAGTCATTTCTTCGCGTCTTTTCATATGACCTAGAGCTCAAATTCGTTTATTAATGGCTAAAGATGTTGTAGAGTTACCCACTATAGCAGATTTCTTATAGAGAAGTAGCTAACTATAACATTTATAGCATTTACAAAAAGAATTTTTGTAAATGCTATAAACAGCAAGTGCATAAGCACTTGCCAATAAACAACAAATATCGTTTCCAAAAAGTAAAATATTTAACTTACTTTTTGGAAACGGTATAATGATTTCTTAGCAACCAATGGCTATGGTGTCATCTTAATTTTGGTGCGTGTTTTTCGACCCGTCCCTATACTTTAGTATTTGACTTTCAAGCTGTATGCGGTAAAAAAAGAGGTTATTACTTCAAGTTGTGATTTTTGGTAGGTAAGTTTTAGAGAACGCGAGAAATGATTCAAACTATTGAGATATTTTACTCTTTCGAATGTCCATACAGTTATTTGGCGCTTGACCGCCTATCTCAAATTGAGAATAGCTTCCATGTCCAAGTGCTATGGCAACCATTTTCCGCAAAAGCTGCTGGCCATTCATTCCACAACGGAAGCAACATTTCCCCCGAGAGAGCTAGCTATATTCGCGAAGACGCCACGAGGCTAGCAAAGAAGATGGAGATACCTATAGTCGTTCCAAGCGACTGGCCAGAGAATGGTTTCGACCCAGAAAAGAGCGCTAGAGGCGCGGTTGTTGCTGGGGATTTATCTGTCACGCTGGAATACAACGTAAAGATGTTCCAGCGCTGGTGGGCAGAGGGGGAGGATCCAAACGAGCAGTCTTTTTTTGTTCAGCTATGCGATGAGCTAGACGTAGATCCAAACGAGTTTGCCGGACGAATTAGCACGCACGACACCAGAGAGCGAGTTAAGGGCTTATACAAGCGCGGCAGGCGTCTACAGGTTTTCGATACTCCCATGATTCTTATCGGGGAAGAACGCTTTTATGGCATAGATCGAATTTCACATGCTGAAGACAGGCTAGTCGAGATAGGAGCAAAAAAGCCAAGTTGGATGTAATGCTACGGCATGAGGAATCCTAGACTTGTTCTTAACCTAGCACAGGACAATGGCAGTGCTGTCGGCAAAAACCCCTCCTGCTGGCCAGTAGGAGGGGTTTTTGATTTAGACCGCAGAGATTTTCACCATTTAAAGCACGTTTTACGCCTTAGCCCCGAACGAGAGATAGAGGCGTTTGATCCAAAACTACAAAGGGGTTTTCTTTGCAAACTGATTTCTCTGGAGCCAGAAAAATCGCAAGTGATAGTTTTGCGCGAACTTCCGCTCATTAACACTGGAAGAATTGTTTTAATCCCAGCAATCATAAAACCTCAATATTGCGACCTAATTGTCCGAAACTGCGTTGAGGTTGGGGTTTCTGAAATCCATTTTTTTAAGGCCGATCGAAGTTCTCAAAGAATTAGTTCGAGTCAAGAATTGGGGCGGCGATTATCGCGGCTGGAAAATGTCTCGCAAGCAGCACTTAAGCAGTCTGGTTTTCATGGCACACCACAGATTGCAATGCACCAAAATCTTAAATCAGTTTTAGACAAAGTTCACCCAGGTCGCTCTCGGCAAATCTCTAGTTCAATCGACTTAAGCGATAGCAGGAGGGAATGGCGCCTAGTGTTTGTCGCTCCCCCGAATTTCACCTGCGCTATCGATCTGATAACCGCGAGTCAGTTATTTAAAAGTAACGCCGAGACAGCTACACTTACCCCACAATCGGCTGCGAAAGAAGCCCGAGCTAGTAGTGTCGGGAGCCAAGTATCTAAGAACTCTAATATTTTCGAGGTTTGTGGCGACTCTTATAGAAACGTAGAGCAAAGCCTTGAGAATCCAACACAAACTGCCGATTCCTATATCATAATTGGAGCAGAAGGTGGTTTCTCCGAGGAGGAATTAGACCTCGCTGAAACATTTGGCTATTGGCAGGTAACACTTGGGCCAAAGGTACTTCGTGCAGAAACTGCCGCCACGGTTGCTTGCGCAATGGTAGGGCTTTTGGGCTCAGCTAGATAACGACGTAACGCAGCGCCAAGTATCTAAGTTGGATTGGGGTCGAAGCTATAAATGAAATGTCCTGCATGTAGTTGCACATCATCAAATAAGTGGGACTCCTGCCCAAAGTGCGGACTGGATCTACGACCGCACAAGAAGGCTTTAAATATTGCCATCTCTCACCCATCGCTTTCAATTAAGGATATACGCAACCTAGAGCATAGCTCTGCAGCGAAAGCCGCAGCAGAAAATACGCCAGCCTCAACACCTACAGAAGCACCTTTACCACCTTCGCCACCCAGAGCTACTTCGCAAGTGAAGGAGAGAAAAACCTGGTTGAAGTCGATTTTTGACTCTTCAAGTAGCTCTGAAACAAATGAGCTTGTAGCTGCGCAAGAAGAGCGAAAAACTATCACTCCGCCCATACAAGAACAAGCAGCGACATCTAAACTACCCGAAGCAAAAAGTGAGCCCCCTAAACCCAGTAGGATTTCACTCTGCGATGCTGCAGAGGACGCTATCGACGAAACGCTTCTAGATAAGGCCATTAATGCGAGCATAGCCGCTAACGCCTCCTTTTTTGAAACGGAGGAACAACAACGTTCGTTTGGCGGAGATTTTGCACAAGAGTCCACAGAAGACGATTCTCCGCTGTTTTTTCCAGACGAGCTTCCGGCAGCAAGCGCTGGAAGCCCTTTATCGACTATTCCGACACCATCGGAGTCTCCTACATCGACCCCGCATGTAAGACCAGCCGTGATGGAGTTTAATGAAGAC
The genomic region above belongs to Deltaproteobacteria bacterium and contains:
- a CDS encoding 4Fe-4S dicluster domain-containing protein, encoding MKRREEMTFLEKIYVWEIFKGICITFGNLLRNFGVYLARVVGLGKNKSPWVTVEYPDAVRAYPASYRGRHRLTLKQDGSVKCTACFLCATACPARCIYIEPAEHPDPHIEKYPNRYEIDTLLCVYCGFCVDACPVDAIRMDTGIHPEVYSPYPRAFVETKEVLMERSRVLQEKGVKQFFQEHMQRMREIEKHPFADNC
- a CDS encoding RsmE family RNA methyltransferase, which translates into the protein MHQNLKSVLDKVHPGRSRQISSSIDLSDSRREWRLVFVAPPNFTCAIDLITASQLFKSNAETATLTPQSAAKEARASSVGSQVSKNSNIFEVCGDSYRNVEQSLENPTQTADSYIIIGAEGGFSEEELDLAETFGYWQVTLGPKVLRAETAATVACAMVGLLGSAR
- a CDS encoding DUF1329 domain-containing protein, which encodes MILKRADVKTLVLLLVLFLSLPRDLLAEEDNRSDDLSDKQRYLLESLPLPSSSERFFITNENVKAFSDFLLEPLDKWLASGKFVLRAGRQLNYEWKLSESWQKQTELGLGHFSVDRDGSLLCNLKETAESGFPFGSAVDINREQDPVIKAYQILWNSSYAETASQDMLYGFDLMLLSSREMLRKAEGMFYRRSFGRVYVESEPEHFEMPQASDAKEVKPVTRKQVKQASSLERGPQFSGTDDIFRQEAFKFLSPAAVSGFQHVSWRYRGFRGDSVWIYSPVIDRARRVFGSNRSDALIGMPITFDDFFTWSGKIQNVDAKVLDERILLVPFPHANLAVIENIKSLAEPLSQESALDESKKPTLEDLYAVHGLYQRVDGLYANMLWNNQTLRFLHSSAWIPTEAIFVPRKVWLLEVNPRDPFYASGRTVLAIDQESMLPIYKLVYSIGGALKRVIMGSWGLAASSSEANLRWPFVSFVLAVETESEQVSALTTTYVHSFLGKESVKAKSVRELLRVSVKAEQRGEE
- a CDS encoding DsbA family protein; translated protein: MIQTIEIFYSFECPYSYLALDRLSQIENSFHVQVLWQPFSAKAAGHSFHNGSNISPERASYIREDATRLAKKMEIPIVVPSDWPENGFDPEKSARGAVVAGDLSVTLEYNVKMFQRWWAEGEDPNEQSFFVQLCDELDVDPNEFAGRISTHDTRERVKGLYKRGRRLQVFDTPMILIGEERFYGIDRISHAEDRLVEIGAKKPSWM
- a CDS encoding aspartyl protease family protein, coding for MKQRLFYFVLFTSLLGFGGCNSSGESSGGINTGDFVVTSPYAEVAAKMDKFVEVSVTVNGVPGNFILDTGADSFLVSPEFAVEAGLDDSGTVNIVTIAGISETEVRRIEHFQFGSIEGYDIDAAVVDLAGFDGAIGKPLLEHALVSIDFVNEVISLGDPSISRLSTMGSNFQLLSANNLELPEIAINSQILRDVRLDTGNAGGVILSDPEVGQELLADAELSVATTVTATNGSLDGTAMIADTLSIGSAKLEDQFVVVVDLPDQNSDVAAKSNTSLLGNLVLKQFVVGIDMSRGELLLVHVRSLSYGLSNGGLRGVSLFQEVVG